A single genomic interval of Adhaeribacter pallidiroseus harbors:
- a CDS encoding T9SS type A sorting domain-containing protein produces the protein MKKPLRGIYLLVNILPVLPLWRPLTLTLWLLSGIPILALSQTIQWDKTIGSEWSDNLASVQLTKDGGYILGGTSFGDKGGDKSQNAIGYWEDYWIVQLDASGKKQWDKTIGGTGTDVLKVVQQTPDGGYILGGTSDSDKSGHKSQDSRGSADYWIVKLRADGSKEWDKTFGGYDADTLTVLQPTKDGGYILGGSSYSFRGGDKTEDNKGSWGTDYWIIKIKANGSKEWDKTFGGDDADKLAALLPTKDGGYILGGTSYSYQSGDRTQESQGSSDYWLVKIDAVGKKLWDKSFGGDYNDKLSSVVPTPDGGFLLGGSSSSDSSGDKTQDSKDYSQDYWLVKLNADGSKAWDKVFGGYYTDKLVSLAVTAEGKYLVAGHSDSNADGDKSEETDILDDYWVLLLDAQGNKIWDRTIGTSWTDILTTMTLTQDGGFVLGGSSFADAEEDKTENSKGLYDYWIIKLSMEPNVAPTDLALSVATIPENTEYGSTIGTFTTTDADAADTHTYTLVKGEGDDDNDYFLIQDNKLELWSSPDYEYQTVYHIRVRTNDRKGYGTFEKAFTIQVKDLNEAPQDIWLSAQEIDENNKKGAVIGLLNSLDEDDPDSHTYQLVVGYGDEDNASFTVSGNELRAAVSFDYETKSSYTIRLQTKDQGNLTYESTHLITINNLEEVVIGLPEEEHPALKAYPNPTSNYLQISHEHIINKVQVVNSAGSTVLIQPANSKQVHLNVAFLSSGVYTALIYSKEKVYAKRVVISKL, from the coding sequence ATGAAAAAACCTTTACGCGGCATTTACTTATTGGTCAACATCTTACCTGTGCTCCCCTTATGGCGGCCGCTAACCTTAACGCTCTGGCTCCTGAGCGGCATTCCTATTTTAGCTTTAAGTCAAACTATCCAGTGGGACAAAACCATTGGCTCGGAGTGGTCCGATAATCTGGCTTCGGTGCAACTGACCAAAGATGGCGGCTATATTCTGGGCGGAACTTCTTTTGGTGATAAAGGGGGTGATAAATCCCAGAACGCTATCGGGTATTGGGAAGATTATTGGATTGTTCAATTAGATGCTTCTGGTAAGAAACAATGGGACAAAACCATTGGTGGTACGGGAACAGACGTATTAAAGGTAGTGCAACAAACGCCGGATGGGGGCTATATCCTGGGTGGTACCTCTGACTCGGATAAGAGCGGCCATAAATCGCAAGATTCCCGGGGCAGTGCCGATTACTGGATTGTTAAGCTCCGGGCCGATGGTAGTAAAGAATGGGATAAAACCTTTGGCGGCTACGATGCCGATACCCTAACGGTACTGCAACCAACCAAAGACGGCGGGTATATTCTGGGAGGATCATCGTATTCCTTTAGGGGCGGGGATAAAACCGAAGACAATAAAGGTTCGTGGGGAACCGATTATTGGATTATTAAAATTAAGGCCAACGGCAGTAAAGAGTGGGATAAAACCTTTGGCGGGGATGATGCCGATAAATTAGCTGCGCTTTTGCCAACCAAAGATGGAGGGTATATTTTGGGTGGCACTTCTTATTCTTACCAAAGTGGCGATCGCACCCAGGAATCGCAAGGCTCCAGTGACTACTGGCTGGTTAAGATAGATGCAGTGGGTAAGAAGCTGTGGGATAAGTCCTTCGGCGGGGATTATAACGATAAATTAAGCTCAGTTGTACCCACCCCGGACGGTGGCTTTCTGTTAGGGGGCAGTTCTTCTTCGGATAGTAGCGGGGATAAAACCCAGGATAGCAAAGACTACAGTCAGGATTATTGGTTAGTAAAACTGAATGCCGATGGAAGTAAAGCTTGGGATAAGGTTTTTGGCGGCTATTACACCGACAAATTAGTGTCTTTAGCTGTAACCGCCGAAGGTAAATATTTAGTCGCCGGACATTCTGATTCGAATGCTGATGGTGATAAATCGGAGGAAACGGATATTCTGGATGATTATTGGGTACTCCTGCTGGATGCCCAAGGCAACAAGATCTGGGATCGTACCATTGGCACATCCTGGACGGACATCTTAACCACTATGACTTTAACCCAGGATGGTGGTTTTGTATTAGGCGGATCTAGTTTCGCAGACGCGGAAGAAGATAAAACCGAGAATAGCAAGGGCCTTTATGATTACTGGATTATTAAGTTGAGCATGGAACCGAACGTGGCTCCTACCGATCTTGCTCTTTCGGTTGCCACGATACCCGAAAATACAGAGTATGGTAGTACCATTGGTACTTTTACTACCACCGATGCCGATGCGGCAGATACCCATACGTACACCTTGGTTAAAGGAGAGGGAGATGATGATAATGATTATTTTTTAATACAAGACAACAAGTTGGAACTTTGGAGTTCTCCAGATTATGAATACCAGACTGTTTATCATATCCGGGTAAGAACCAACGATCGGAAAGGCTATGGTACTTTTGAAAAAGCATTCACGATTCAGGTAAAAGACCTGAACGAAGCGCCCCAGGATATTTGGCTTTCTGCTCAGGAAATAGATGAAAATAACAAAAAAGGGGCGGTTATTGGCCTGCTTAATTCCTTGGATGAAGATGATCCAGATAGCCATACGTACCAGTTAGTAGTTGGATACGGGGATGAGGATAATGCTTCTTTTACTGTTTCGGGTAATGAACTACGCGCGGCGGTTTCCTTTGATTACGAAACGAAAAGCAGTTATACCATTCGCTTGCAAACCAAAGATCAGGGCAACCTCACGTATGAGTCTACGCATCTGATTACCATTAATAACCTGGAAGAAGTAGTAATAGGTTTACCGGAAGAAGAGCACCCGGCATTAAAAGCGTATCCAAACCCAACAAGTAATTATTTGCAGATTAGCCATGAACACATCATAAATAAAGTACAGGTAGTAAATAGCGCTGGCAGTACGGTATTGATACAACCTGCTAATTCCAAACAAGTCCATCTGAAT